A region of the Dyadobacter sp. CECT 9275 genome:
AAAGGCCAGATTTTAACCTCCGACGGACAGCCCGCTGAGTTCGTAACTGTCGGTGTGAAGGAGCTGCAGATTGGCACAATCACCGACAGCAAGGGTAACTTCCGGATCAAAAAATTACCGTTTGGAAACCATACGCTTTACGTACAGTTGGTCGGCTACGGTGCCATCGAACAGGCCGTCGAAGTGAAAGGTGAAACTACAGTGCCAGCCATTTCGCTCAAAGAAAATGCCCAGGTTTTACAGGAGGTTCTGATCAAAGGCAACACCAACCGGTTTGCGCAGAAGGAATCCGAACACATCGCACGTCTGCCGCTCAAAAACATCGAGAACCCGCAGGTGTATAATGTGGTGTCAAAAGAGATCATGCAAGAGCAGATTGTGACGGATTACAAAAGCGCTTTCAAAAATATTCCCGGTGCTAACTCGGGTATTGCTCATTCCAGCAACGGCCGTTACATGAACGTCACCCGCGGATTCAATCTTGGGAACGCCGCCCGAAACGGTATCGGCACCTCGTCCGTAGCAGAAATAGATCCGGCAAACCTGGAAAGGATCGAGGCCATCAAAGGGCCGTCGGGAACGCTCTACGGCGCGAGCCTGTCCACTTTCGGCGGGCTTTACAATAGGGTGACCAAAAAACCTTTTGAAACATTCAAAGGCAATGCTTCCTTCACAACCGGCAGCTGGGACCTGAACCGATTTACTGCCGACATCAATACGCCGCTGAACGAAGAAAAAACGGTGCTTTTTAGACTCAACACGGCACTACACAGCGAAAAGAGCTTTCAGGACGCCGGTTTTTCCAAAACGTATCTGGTCGCACCCACCGTTTCGATCAAGGTAAATGACCGTCTTTCCGTGCTTTTCGATGTTGAATTGTATGGTAGAAAAGGTACAAACATTTATGGCAACACGATCGCGTCAACGAAGGTGACTGCGTCGAGTATGGACCAGCTCAAAATCGGTTACAAGCAGTCGTTCACCAACAACTCGATCATCGCTTCAACCCGCACCCAGAACATCTATTCACAGGTGAACTACAAAATGAGCAGTCAATGGACTTCGCAGACCAATTTCGGTACAAGCCTCGTTGAATTTGAGTTCCCGGCCATGACGCTGAACACCATTACAGACAGCACCGTAACCCGCAACATCTGGGATCAGTTTACCCGCCAGGTGGCCACCCAGATTCAGCAGAACTTCATTGGTGATTTCAAGATTGGCCGGATGAGAAACCGTGTTGTGGCGGGTATCGATTACAGCTCGGTCAACTTCGACTTCCCTAATACCCGTGGCGCGGTATACGACACCGTCAATTTTATCAAACCGGGCAAGCGGTACGCGGCCATCAGTATCAATGAGATCAAAAACAAAGTGGCAACGGTGACGACAAACAGCGGAAGCACGGGCAAATACAATTACCTAGGCGCCTACGTGTCGGATGTTTTTAACCTGACCGAAAACCTGAACGTAATGCTCAGCCTTCGGCTTGACCGGTTTGACAATAAGGGCTCATACAGCTACACAACGAACGCCACAACGGGTATCTACAAACAGACGGCATTGTCCCCAAAATTCGGGCTGGTGTATCAGCCTGTCAAAGAAAAGGTTGCCGTTTTTGCCAACTATATGAATGGTTATCAGTTTGTAGCACCCGTGAATCAGCCCGACGGCAGCGTCTCCAATTTCAAACCGCAGTTTGCAAATCAGTTGGAAGGCGGCGTGAAGCTGGATGTACTTGAAAACAAAATCAGCACCACGATCAGCTACTATGACATCAAAGTGATCAATCAGGTGCGGACAGATATGGAACGTGCGCCGGTGAACGGAAACCGTTTCTCGGTTCAGGACGGCAACCAGACCAGCAAGGGACTTGACTTTGAACTGATTGCCAATCCGATCAATGGATTAAACGTCGTGGCCGGATATGCATATAATGTATCCAAACTGGTGAAAGCGAATGAAAATGTGAACGGTCGCCGCCCAACCAACTCGGGTGCCAAAAATACGGCCAACGTGTGGGCCAGCTACCGGGTCACTTCCGGCAGTATCAAAGGATTTGGACTTGGTGCAGGTGTGAACCACAGCGGTGAGCAATTCGTGATCAACAATACCACCCGTGAATTTACAGTGCCCGCTTACACCGTATTGGACGCAACCGTTTTTTATGATCAGCCAGGGTACCGGTTGGGAATTAAACTGGACAACATCAACAACGAAATGTACTGGAACACGTATCTGCAGCCGCAAACGCCAAGGAGAGTATCGGCGAGTTTAACAGTTAAATTCTAGGGAAAAATCTGATAACAAACTTTCAACAATATGTTATGACTGCCAAAAAAATCATTGGCCTTCTGCACCTCTGGCTCGGACTAACGTCCGGGCTGGTCGTATTTATACTGGGCCTCACCGGTTGCATTTACGTTTTTGAGGATGAGATCAGGGAAATTGTATACCACGACAGGCTTTATGTCCAGGCAGAAAATACGCCCAGGCTCCCGGTGAGTATTTTACTCTCAAATGCGCAGCAACACCTCGGCAAAGGCTACCCGATCACGAACTATCAGATTTCCAATGCCCCCTCTGCAACCGCCCGCTTTATGGCTTACAAAAGCAACGAGGAGGCGATAAGCTATTTTGGTATCCATGAGTACGCGTACAATGTCTACCTCAATCCTTACAGCGGGAAGGTCGTTCATATCGAGGACAACAAATTCGAGTTTTTTACCCTTGTGCTCTACCTCCATTATGACCTTTTTTTGGGTAAAATCGGCAAACAAATCGTGGGATGGAGCACCGTAATCTTTATCGTGCTGCTTATTTCGGGCCTGGTGTTATGGTGGCCCAAAAACAAGGCAGCCGCCAAACAGCGGTACTGGTTTCAATGGAAAGATTCCACAAAGTGGAAACGTAAGAACTACGATCTCCACAACATCGTCGGGTTTTATTTCATGTCTGTAACGCTGATCATCGCACTCACGGGCCTGGTTTGGGCGTTTAAATGGTTCAACGAGACAGTACAGCTCGTTACAAATGCCGGACGGCCATCAAAAAAACTCGAAGCCGTTTTCTCCGACTCTGCTGCTTTTCAACCCGTCAAAGCCATTGATAAAATATATGCGGACATTCACCGCAGCGTGCCCGGGGCGAAGTCATACTCATTTGTAGTTCCTAAACAAAAGGGCGGCGCTTTCATCGCAAACGCACTCTTCGAAGGAACAGACCGGTTCAGGTTTACCACCAAGCAATACGACCAGTATTCCGGAAAGGTACTTCGTAAACGCGGGTTTGCCGACAAAGACCGTGGCGAAAAGCTCCGGGCAATGAACTACGACATTCACGTAGGAAGCATACTCGGGCTGCCTGGAAAAATCCTTGCATTCCTTGCAAGCCTCACTGCCACGAGTTTGCCCATCACCGGGTTCATTATCTGGTGGGGACGACGGAACAAATCGAAGAAAAAGAACAGCCCGTCAGGGAGAGGTACTGTACAGGGCAAGAAAGCCACAAAACTTCCGGTGGAAAAGACATCTGTCAATACAAAACACCTGGCAGATCAGCCACGGGCACAATAGCACCTGTTTGCCAACAGCCCACTCCATTATAAAAATGACAGACCAGCTATCAAAAAATTACCTTGCCATTGGACCCGCATTGCTTTTCCTTTGCGTTACCAACAGTTAATGAGACCGGGAAATCCACAAGCCTGGCCTCCCCGGTCACATCATGCATTATCTACCTCGTTGGCGGCGGGGTCCGCAGCTCATGGCTTGACCATTTACCGCGTGGATTAACCCCGAAAGCCTTGGTAGATCCCCGTACGCCTTTGTCGCCGCTGTAGTAATAGAGGGGCCAGCCGTGCAGGCAGACTTGTTTTTTGCCATTAACATTGATCGTCGAGAGTCCCTTTAGATTTACAAACCCTCCTCGCTCCATGGTCTGTGTAATCGGGCCCTGAAGTTCATAAATGGGAAAAAGATTTTTTGTATCCGTAGCGGTAAAATTGTTCTTCTCAAAAGAGTCCAGATTGTGCCGGTACAGCGTCCTGCCAAAAGCATCCGTCAAGGTCAGCGTTTCTATATCACCAGGGCCTCTTCCATATTGCCTGCCATCCTCACCAACCGGAACCTGGTATCCGAAAAGCAGGTTGTAGTCTGGTTTCGCCACCTGAACGGTTTTGAGATAGCTCCGGTTGTAGCTCACATTCCCTGGTAATTCCGGCACACCCGGGCCGGGATAAGTGTCGGCACCGGCTGAATTACCCAAAGGTGCATAGTGCAGGGGCCACCCTTTGTAGGTGGTAATGTTCTTGCCCGACCTTGTTTTCGTAGTACCAAAATCAGATAGTTTTAAGCTTGCGGGCAAATCTGCGGCCACGAGCTTTTCAAAAAAAGCGGGGTGTTCTACTTCTTCGTAAATCGCCACAGGACTCACATCTCCAGCATCGAAATACAGCGTCCGCCTGTCTTTATCGGCCATGTATACGCCCAAAGTCGGATGGATCAGCAGCTGAATTTTTGTAGTGGCGGCAGTACGCAGGTTGGCATTTTGTGTATCGTTGCTGATGGTACTGCTATCCTGTACCTCGCGATTTTCGCAACCCGTCAGAAATATTGCCGAAGAAAATACCGCGCACAACGCACGGATCATTAGATTTTTCATCTTGATAATTGTTTAGTTTGGATTGATGAATGGCTTGCTTCGAGAAGTTTACGTAGGAAAGTCCTCAACGGTTGCGTGGATATTCAGATATTGTGCTCAACCAACCAACGGGATGCTCGGCGCGCTGCGGGTATGCTTTCCACAAAAAACAGACCCGCACGATCTGCTATCTGTTTCCCATAAGTTTTGATCAATACCCTGCCGCCTGGCCGTCCTTTCTCATTTCAGAAGCTCCGTGGTATACCCGCCGGGTACTGTCCTGCATAATGGCCTGGTATCCCCCGAAAAAATCCTTATCGATAAGATGGTGTCCCCGGCTTTGCAGCTCACTTCTGGCTTCTGCGGATATCCCGCTTTCCAACGCAACGTGCCCCCCGTCGGTCATTCGGGTACCTGTTGGCTCACTGCTTCCCGAATGGCTGAAACGGGCAGCATCCCCTGCTTCCTGCACGTTCATCCCAAAATCAATGATGTTACAAAGTATCTGTAAATGCCCCTGAGGCTGCATGGCTCCTCCCATGACGCCAAAACTCAGAAAGGGTCTGTTATTTTTCAGAACAAACCCAGGGATAATGGTATTGAACGGACGCTTTCCGGGAGCGTAAACATTAGCATGCCCCGGTGTCATACTGAAACTCGTACCCCTGTTTTGAAAAACGAATCCAAGCCCGTCGGGTACCATACCACTTCCGAATTCCAGCATATTACTTTGGATCAGCGACACCATATTGCCATCATCATCAGCAACGGTAAGATAGACGGTATCCCCTTCTTTCAGCACCGACTGGCTGGTATCGAACTTTCTCGAAGCCTGTTTCGGGTCGATGAGCCGCCGCCTTTCGGATGCATATTCTTTTGATAACAGCCGGGCTAAAGGTATCCTTGCAAACTCAGGATCTGCATAATAACGCGCCCGGTCTTCAAACGCGAGTTTTTTTGCTTCAATCAGCAGGTGCAGATATTCCGCACTGTTATGTTTCATTTTTTGAAGGTCATATCCCTCCACAATATTCAGCACCTGAAGTACAGCAATCCCCTGTCCGTTCGGTGGCAGTTCATACACGTCATAACCCCTGTAATTCACCGAAACCGGGTCCACCCACGTACTTTTATGGGCAATGAGGTCTGCCTTACGTAAAGGTATCCCAGTCCTTCGCGCATAGCTGTCAATCCGGTCTGCTATCTCTCCTTTGTAAAAAGCATCACGTCCGCTTTTTGCAATTCTTTCGTAAGTATTGGCCAGGTCCGGATTCCTGAAAATATCTCCTTCTCCGGGTGCTGCTCCATTGATCAGGAATGTATTTCTAAAGTTTTCAAACTCGCCAATCACCGGCTGTTGTTCCCTGAGCCGGTTGTATGCATGGTTCCATGAGAAAGCGATCACCTCCGGCACGGGCGCGCCCTCCCTTGCATATTTTATTCCCGGAGAAAGTATCTCAGCCATTCTGAGTTTTCCGAAACGTTTGTGCAATTCGAACCAGCCGTCCACAGTACCCGGAACAGAAATGGAAAGAGGCCCATACAGCGGAATCTGTGAGTTCCCTTTCAGCAACTCCCTCAGTTTTTCATAACTCTGCCCTTCAGCAGATCTCCCGCTGGCATTTAACCCATACAATTTCTTGTCCCGGGCCGACCAGACGATGGCAAATAAATCACCGCCGATCCCCGAATTATTCGGCTCCAAAACCCCTAACACGGCATTGGCCGCAATGGCAGCGTCTACTGCCGAACCACCCTTTTTCAGTATGTCCAGCCCCGCCTGCGTGGCCAGCGGATGACTTGTTGCCACCATACCCCTGGCTGCCAGAACCGGGCTTCTTGACTCAACATTAGAACCACTGATACGGTCTCCCCTCCCTGTCTGCCCCTGCGCTACACTGTAACTTATCAGTACCAACAGGAGCCCGGCAAAGGCAGATAAATAGCTGTTTTTCATTTCTACGAATTTCATTTACTTACTGACCTTCAAAGGCAAGGACAGACGAATGTTCAATATACCTCCATGCAGCATAAAATTTCTGAATAATTTTCTGGTTAACAGCTTAACAGGTACCTCAAATGGAACCGGGCAAGATTAACGTTAGGAGAAGTGGAGAATAAAATTCCTCCACCATGCGGACAGATAATTGCCTGAGCGGTTACGGGAAAGAATACCTGGATGTTCAATACCGGACAATATCCCGTACGGTTCCGAACAAAATCTTCAAAAAAATTATTCTAAATATTTGATTAAAAGACAGTTAAGAAAATGGCACAACAATTGAACAGAGGCTCGGTACCACTTTTCCTATCATCATTATGTTCCGAAATTACCTTAAACTCGCCTGGCGGCATTTGATTAAACAAAAAATGTACACCTTCATTAAGATCGGAGGTTTTGCTATCGGAATTGCGGCATGTTTTCTGATTGCTTTGTTTATCAGCGATGAACTCAGTTATGATCAGGATATTCCTGATAAGGAGCGCATT
Encoded here:
- a CDS encoding COG4315 family predicted lipoprotein → MKNLMIRALCAVFSSAIFLTGCENREVQDSSTISNDTQNANLRTAATTKIQLLIHPTLGVYMADKDRRTLYFDAGDVSPVAIYEEVEHPAFFEKLVAADLPASLKLSDFGTTKTRSGKNITTYKGWPLHYAPLGNSAGADTYPGPGVPELPGNVSYNRSYLKTVQVAKPDYNLLFGYQVPVGEDGRQYGRGPGDIETLTLTDAFGRTLYRHNLDSFEKNNFTATDTKNLFPIYELQGPITQTMERGGFVNLKGLSTINVNGKKQVCLHGWPLYYYSGDKGVRGSTKAFGVNPRGKWSSHELRTPPPTR
- a CDS encoding TonB-dependent receptor codes for the protein MKRLYFFTMIILAVLTGAYAQNGSIKGQILTSDGQPAEFVTVGVKELQIGTITDSKGNFRIKKLPFGNHTLYVQLVGYGAIEQAVEVKGETTVPAISLKENAQVLQEVLIKGNTNRFAQKESEHIARLPLKNIENPQVYNVVSKEIMQEQIVTDYKSAFKNIPGANSGIAHSSNGRYMNVTRGFNLGNAARNGIGTSSVAEIDPANLERIEAIKGPSGTLYGASLSTFGGLYNRVTKKPFETFKGNASFTTGSWDLNRFTADINTPLNEEKTVLFRLNTALHSEKSFQDAGFSKTYLVAPTVSIKVNDRLSVLFDVELYGRKGTNIYGNTIASTKVTASSMDQLKIGYKQSFTNNSIIASTRTQNIYSQVNYKMSSQWTSQTNFGTSLVEFEFPAMTLNTITDSTVTRNIWDQFTRQVATQIQQNFIGDFKIGRMRNRVVAGIDYSSVNFDFPNTRGAVYDTVNFIKPGKRYAAISINEIKNKVATVTTNSGSTGKYNYLGAYVSDVFNLTENLNVMLSLRLDRFDNKGSYSYTTNATTGIYKQTALSPKFGLVYQPVKEKVAVFANYMNGYQFVAPVNQPDGSVSNFKPQFANQLEGGVKLDVLENKISTTISYYDIKVINQVRTDMERAPVNGNRFSVQDGNQTSKGLDFELIANPINGLNVVAGYAYNVSKLVKANENVNGRRPTNSGAKNTANVWASYRVTSGSIKGFGLGAGVNHSGEQFVINNTTREFTVPAYTVLDATVFYDQPGYRLGIKLDNINNEMYWNTYLQPQTPRRVSASLTVKF
- a CDS encoding PepSY-associated TM helix domain-containing protein, whose protein sequence is MTAKKIIGLLHLWLGLTSGLVVFILGLTGCIYVFEDEIREIVYHDRLYVQAENTPRLPVSILLSNAQQHLGKGYPITNYQISNAPSATARFMAYKSNEEAISYFGIHEYAYNVYLNPYSGKVVHIEDNKFEFFTLVLYLHYDLFLGKIGKQIVGWSTVIFIVLLISGLVLWWPKNKAAAKQRYWFQWKDSTKWKRKNYDLHNIVGFYFMSVTLIIALTGLVWAFKWFNETVQLVTNAGRPSKKLEAVFSDSAAFQPVKAIDKIYADIHRSVPGAKSYSFVVPKQKGGAFIANALFEGTDRFRFTTKQYDQYSGKVLRKRGFADKDRGEKLRAMNYDIHVGSILGLPGKILAFLASLTATSLPITGFIIWWGRRNKSKKKNSPSGRGTVQGKKATKLPVEKTSVNTKHLADQPRAQ
- the ggt gene encoding gamma-glutamyltransferase encodes the protein MKNSYLSAFAGLLLVLISYSVAQGQTGRGDRISGSNVESRSPVLAARGMVATSHPLATQAGLDILKKGGSAVDAAIAANAVLGVLEPNNSGIGGDLFAIVWSARDKKLYGLNASGRSAEGQSYEKLRELLKGNSQIPLYGPLSISVPGTVDGWFELHKRFGKLRMAEILSPGIKYAREGAPVPEVIAFSWNHAYNRLREQQPVIGEFENFRNTFLINGAAPGEGDIFRNPDLANTYERIAKSGRDAFYKGEIADRIDSYARRTGIPLRKADLIAHKSTWVDPVSVNYRGYDVYELPPNGQGIAVLQVLNIVEGYDLQKMKHNSAEYLHLLIEAKKLAFEDRARYYADPEFARIPLARLLSKEYASERRRLIDPKQASRKFDTSQSVLKEGDTVYLTVADDDGNMVSLIQSNMLEFGSGMVPDGLGFVFQNRGTSFSMTPGHANVYAPGKRPFNTIIPGFVLKNNRPFLSFGVMGGAMQPQGHLQILCNIIDFGMNVQEAGDAARFSHSGSSEPTGTRMTDGGHVALESGISAEARSELQSRGHHLIDKDFFGGYQAIMQDSTRRVYHGASEMRKDGQAAGY